The following proteins are co-located in the Manihot esculenta cultivar AM560-2 chromosome 9, M.esculenta_v8, whole genome shotgun sequence genome:
- the LOC110622344 gene encoding uncharacterized protein LOC110622344: MGRGRGKGKKQTVIASHEDPASGEEEKVPAYRRRGRPTKPLKDDNEEEEEIVEIKEDAKDSKDSISSKDVKNHAVAENGRKRKRPALIKENSDSVKETNVVGTKLSTDNSIVNIGFRQNGSRRKNKPRRAAEAVVECK, from the coding sequence ATGGGAAGGGGGAGAGGGAAAGGGAAGAAGCAGACTGTTATTGCTTCACATGAGGATCCTGCCAGCGGTGAAGAAGAAAAGGTTCCTGCTTATAGAAGAAGAGGAAGGCCAACAAAGCCTTTGAAAGATgataatgaagaagaagaagaaattgttGAGATAAAAGAAGATGCTAAGGATTCAAAAGATTCCATTTCTTCTAAAGATGTGAAAAATCATGCTGTTGCAGAGAATGGACGCAAAAGGAAGAGGCCTGCACTTATCAAAGAAAATTCAGATTCAGTCAAAGAAACCAATGTTGTTGGAACAAAATTGAGTACTGATAATTCAATAGTGAATATTGGATTTCGACAAAATGGTAGCAGGCGAAAAAACAAGCCCAGAAGGGCTGCAGAAGCTGTTGTTGAGTGCAAGTGA
- the LOC110622345 gene encoding transcription termination factor MTEF18, mitochondrial-like: protein MSHLYKLRTIPILKWVSLNSTDSYKILFWPGGSLFCSNPRFYRTKRVVLSENGNNLDETLTDDRKISDYTRKNAQAALLEYLHSTRSLQFMDAEHISKNSPNFLKKLLQKVDTEADVGRSVTRFLRYHPINEFEPFFESSGLRPHEYTPLLQRDLMFLSDDDLLLENYHILCNYGIPRNKMGKVYKEAGEIFRYDYGALAMKLKAYEELGLDRSFMAKMIVFFPSLLIGDVNVDFIESLEILRKGGIKLHWIEEHLSENSSYNWSHLHATLYLFSKTGYSYEQIGVLISQHPGIIFEGSGDRTLSLVGFLFKFGSSMQQITSLFLQFPKMQVGKFLMNLRQCFLFLTEVEMEVMEIGKIMQTHSLFMGSCKLKKTNSLLSALSVGKKRICNIILQNPQEMKNWVMGSKVGPLPKSGERQRSKMLKTKFLSDLGFVENSKEMEKALKVFRGRGAELQERFDCIMQAGLDKKDVCEMIRIYPQILNQTKEVIKMKIDFLVNDLGYPISSLVAFPAFLCYTIPTLSLRLEMYDWLKDQGKVDSMLSLSTVIGISEKLFVKRYVELHPRGSEVWQELKKKFGSENKL, encoded by the coding sequence ATGAGCCATCTATATAAACTTAGAACAATTCCTATTCTCAAATGGGTTTCTTTGAATTCTACTGATAGCTACAAAATCCTATTTTGGCCTGGAGGGTCGTTATTCTGCAGTAACCCTAGGTTTTATAGGACGAAAAGAGTAGTTCTTTCTGAAAATGGAAATAATTTGGATGAAACTTTGACAGATGATCGCAAAATCTCTGATTACACTAGGAAAAATGCTCAGGCTGCACTGTTAGAATACTTGCATTCCACTAGAAGCTTACAGTTTATGGATGCAGAGCATATAAGTAAAAACTCaccaaattttcttaaaaagctATTGCAGAAGGTTGATACTGAGGCAGATGTTGGGCGGTCTGTTACTCGTTTCTTGCGTTATCATCCTATTAATGAATTTGAGCCTTTCTTTGAAAGTTCAGGTTTAAGACCACATGAGTATACGCCTCTTCTTCAGCGTGATTTAATGTTTTTGAGTGATGATGATTTGCTGCTAGAGAATTATCATATTTTGTGTAACTATGGGATTCCTAGAAATAAGATGGGAAAGGTTTATAAGGAAGCAGGAGAAATTTTTCGGTATGATTATGGGGCCTTAGCAATGAAACTTAAAGCTTATGAAGAACTGGGCTTGGACCGGTCTTTTATGGCTAAAATGATTGTTTTTTTCCCGTCTCTTTTGATTGGGGATGTGAATGTAGACTTTATTGAGTCGTTGGAGATATTGAGGAAAGGGGGAATTAAATTACATTGGATTGAGGAGCATTTGTCTGAGAATAGTTCTTATAACTGGAGCCATTTGCATGCTACTCTATACTTATTTAGCAAGACAGGTTACAGTTACGAACAGATAGGTGTGCTGATAAGCCAACATCCGGGGATTATTTTTGAGGGTTCGGGGGATAGGACATTATCACTAGTTGggtttctatttaaatttggtTCCTCAATGCAACAGATAACTTCCTTGTTTCTACAGTTTCCAAAAATGCAAGTTGGGAAGTTTCTTATGAATTTAAGGCAATGCTTTCTGTTCCTGACTGAGGTTGAGATGGAGGTAATGGAGATTGGTAAGATTATGCAGACTCATTCGCTTTTTATGGGTTCATGTAAATTGAAGAAAACCAATAGCTTGCTTTCTGCTCTGAGCGTTGGAAAGAAGAGAATTTGCAATATCATCCTGCAGAACCCTCAAGAAATGAAGAACTGGGTAATGGGATCAAAAGTTGGACCTTTGCCAAAATCAGGGGAGAGGCAAAGATCAAAAATGCTGAAGACTAAGTTCCTGTCCGACTTGGGATTTGTGGAGAACTCGAAGGAAATGGAAAAAGCACTCAAGGTTTTCCGAGGCAGAGGAGCAGAGCTCCAGGAGAGATTTGATTGCATCATGCAAGCTGGTTTGGATAAGAAGGATGTTTGTGAAATGATTAGAATATACCCTCAAATTCTTAATCAGACAAAAGAGGTAATCAAGATGAAGATTGACTTTTTGGTAAATGATTTGGGTTATCCCATATCATCATTAGTCGCATTTCCTGCATTTCTGTGTTATACAATACCGACTCTAAGTCTTAGGTTAGAAATGTACGATTGGCTCAAAGATCAAGGAAAAGTTGACTCCATGCTTTCCTTGAGCACGGTAATTGGGATCTCAGAAAAATTATTTGTCAAGCGGTATGTAGAACTTCATCCTAGAGGCTCTGAAGTATGGCAGGAGTTGAAGAAAAAATTTGGTTCTGAAAATAAGCTCTGA